The Miscanthus floridulus cultivar M001 chromosome 7, ASM1932011v1, whole genome shotgun sequence genome includes a region encoding these proteins:
- the LOC136465413 gene encoding uncharacterized protein translates to MAVPHYTYLVLKMPMEQGVLSLRANHDIAYNCEKKSFTLIKVVSTTIVVEREEAGHAYKVQRSVYFISEVLNESKTRYPQVQKLLYAILIISRKLRHYFDAYHIAVVVEYPLGDILRNKEASGHIIKWAVKLGTYTIDFRPRHMIKSQALTDFITEWTDMQTPVPVNHPKHWTMYFDGSLNLNGAGAGVYFISPLGDKLRYVLRLNFRASNNTAEYQAALHGLHIAIELDVKCLQVYGDSALMINQLNKDWNCTNKKMDAYYAVIRKANDQVERINGMILDALKKHLYEKEQKHLGKWLKELTPMV, encoded by the exons ATGGCCGTGCCACACTATACAtacctggtgttgaagatgccaatGGAGCAGGGGGTCCTCTCCCTACGCGCCAACCACGACATCGCCTACAACTGTGAGAAGAAAAGCTTCACGCTCATCAAG GTAGTTAGCACCACCATCGTTGTTGAACGAGAAGAGGCCGGACATGCATACAAAGTACAACGctcagtctacttcatcagcgaggtcctaaatgagtctaagactcgctacccacaAGTCCAAAAGCTGTTGTACGCCATCTTGATCATATCCCggaagctccgccactactttgaTGCCTACCACATAGCAGTAGTCGTTGAGTACCCGCTCGGCgacatcctccgcaacaaggAAGCCAGTGGCCATATCATTAAATGGGCGGTCAAGCTCGGCACCTATACCATTGACTTCAGGCCTCGCCACATgatcaagtcacaggcgctcacCGATTTCATCACCGAGTGGACGGATATGCAGACTCCTGTCCCTGTCAACCACCCTAagcactggaccatgtacttcgatgggtctctcaACCTCAACGGTGCTGGGGCAGGCGTATATTTCATCTCGCCATTGGGGGATAAGCTTCGCTATGTCCTCCGCTTAAACTTCCGAGCATCTAATAATACAGCTGAATACCAGGCGGCACTTCATGGTCTCCATATAGCTATCGAGCTCGACGTTAAATGCCTCCAGGTGTATGGTGACTCCGCACTcatgatcaatcagctcaacaaggattggaattgcaccaacaagaagatggatgcttactacgctgtgataagaaa GGCCAATGACCAAGTCGAGCGCATCAACGGTATGAtcctggacgcattgaagaagcaTCTCTACGAGAAGGAACAGAAACACCTGGGCAAATGGCTTAAGGAACTAACAcctatggtctag
- the LOC136466919 gene encoding serine/threonine protein phosphatase 2A 55 kDa regulatory subunit B beta isoform-like, protein MEREPMSPDDRPESSAAAAAAQQQPQPLEWRFAQVFGERAAGEDVQEVDIISAIEFDKSGNHLATGDRGGRVVLFERTDISDNASRRELERQEYPVARHPEFRYKTEFQSHEPEFDYLKSLEIEEKINKIKWCQTANNALFLLSTNDKTIKYWKVQEKKVKRVSVMNLDTSQSSDNGSTSSPGTSSCRALLPNGGCSEMMYSTNNNISFPPGGCASLRLPVVVTGQEFNHVVRCRRVYAHAHDYHINSISNNSDGETFISADDLRINLWNLEISNQSFNIVDVKPANMEDLTEVITCAEFHPTHCNTLAYSSSKGTIRLIDLRQSALCDNHAKLFEEHEAPGSRSFFTEIIASVSDIKFARDGRHILSRDYMTLKLWDLNMDSGPVATFQVHEYLRPKLCDLYENDSIFDKFECCLSGDGLRVATGSYSNLFRVFGGSPESTEASTLEASRNPMRRQVVNPARPARTLTSLTRAVRRGGENTSIDANGNSYDLSTKLLHLAWHPTENSIACAAANSLYMYYA, encoded by the exons TGGACATAATCTCTGCAATTGAGTTTGACAAATCTGGCAATCATCTTGCCACTGGAGATAGAGGTGGACGTGTGGTTTTGTTCGAAAGAACAGACATCAGTGAT AATGCTAGTCGAAGAGAACTTGAGAGGCAAGAATATCCGGTTGCTAGGCATCCTGAGTTCCGTTACAAGACTGAATTTCAGAGTCATGAACCTGAG TTTGACTACCTAAAAAGTTTGGAAATAGAAGAGAAGATTAACAAGATCAAGTGGTGCCAAACAGCCAACAACGCACTCTTTCTCTTGTCTACAAATGACAAAACAATCAAGTATTGGAAG GTTCAAGAGAAAAAAGTGAAACGGGTTTCAGTGATGAATTTGGATACCTCCCAAAGTTCAGACAATGGTTCAACTTCAAGTCCGGGTACCAGTAGTTGCAGAGCTCTTCTTCCAAATGGTGGATGTTCAGAAATGATGTACAGTACGAACAACAATATATCATTTCCTCCAGGAGGATGTGCATCGCTGCGTTTGCCTGTGGTG GTTACGGGCCAAGAATTTAATCATGTCGTGAGATGCCGACGTGTATATGCACATGCTCATGACTACCATATTAATTCCATTTCAAATAATAG CGATGGAGAAACATTCATATCAGCAGATGATCTGCGAATAAACCTTTGGAATTTAGAAATTAGCAATCAGAGCTTTAACATTGTTGATGTGAAACCTGCAAACATGGAGGATCTAACTG AGGTGATTACTTGTGCGGAGTTCCATCCAACTCACTGTAATACACTAGCATATAGTAGCTCAAAGGGTACTATCCGGCTTATTGATCTGCGGCAGTCAGCACTGTGTGACAACCATGCTAAACT ATTTGAGGAACATGAAGCACCTGGATCAAGATCCTTTTTTACAGAGATAATAGCATCAGTTTCAGATATAAAGTTTGCAAGGGACGGAAGGCACATTCTTAGTCGTGATTATATGACACTCAAG TTGTGGGATCTAAACATGGATTCGGGCCCAGTTGCAACTTTTCAGGTTCATGAATACTTACGTCCTAAG CTTTGTGATTTATACGAGAATGATTCAATTTTTGACAAATTTGAATGTTGTCTCAGCGGTGATGGACTCCGTGTTGCAACTGGTTCTTATAG TAATTTGTTTCGTGTTTTTGGTGGTTCTCCTGAAAGTACGGAGGCATCAACTTTGGAAGCCAGCAGAAATCCCATGAG GCGACAGGTTGTTAATCCAGCAAGGCCTGCACGGACTCTGACTTCTTTGACCCGTGCTGTGAGGAGAG GTGGAGAAAATACAAGTATTGACGCCAATGGAAATTCTTATGATCTCTCAACAAAACTGCTCCATCTTGCGTGGCACCCAACTGAGAACTCCATCGCGTGTGCTGCCGCAAATAGTTTGTACATGTATTATGCATAG